In Vidua macroura isolate BioBank_ID:100142 chromosome 7, ASM2450914v1, whole genome shotgun sequence, a single genomic region encodes these proteins:
- the FKBP7 gene encoding peptidyl-prolyl cis-trans isomerase FKBP7 — protein MGRGLTLLLLPLALLAAPARAEGGTAAAEEVQIEVLHLPEACSPKSKKGDLLNAHYDGFLASDGSKFYCSRTQNEGHPKWFVLGVGQVIKGLDIAMMNMCPGEKRKVTIPPSLAYGQQGYAPGKIPPNATLIFEIELYAVNKGPRSVEAFNQIDKDGDKKLSELEISQYLKEEFARDGKKRHPSAHDEILADIFKKNDHDGDGFISAKEYNVYQHDEL, from the exons ATGGGCCGAGGGCtgaccctgctcctgctgcctctggcgCTTCtggcggccccggcgcgggcCGAGGGCGGCACGGCGGCAGCGGAGGAGGTTCAGATAGAGGTGCTGCACCTCCCCGAGGCCTGCAGCCCGAAGAGCAAGAAGGGCGACCTGCTGAACGCGCACTATGACGGATTCCTGGCCAGCGACGGATCCAAGTTTTACTGCAG tcgGACGCAAAACGAAGGTCATCCAAAATGGTTTGTTCTGGGTGTTGGACAAGTCATAAAAGGCTTAGATATTGCTATGATGAATATGTGCCCTGGAGAAAAACGGAAAGTGACAATTCCTCCATCATTAGCATACGGACAGCAAGGATATG CACCGGGCAAGATTCCACCCAATGCAACACTGATCTTTGAGATTGAACTTTATGCAGTAAATAAAGGACCTCGTAGTGTTGAGGCATTCAATCAAATAGACAAAGACGGTGACAAGAAACTCTCTGAACTTGAG ATAAGCCAGTATTTGAAAGAAGAGTTTGCAAGAGATGGCAAAAAACGTCATCCCTCTGCCCACGATGAAATCTTAGCTGATATATTTAAGAAGAATGACCATGATGGAGATGGCTTCATATCAGCAAAGGAGTACAATGTCTACCAGCATGATGAACTCtaa